The stretch of DNA GCTTCCGATTCGCGCTCATCCCAAGCTAGTAAGTCTTAAGACCCACACCCCGTTACGGGTAAGTGCGTCACCCGCCCGGGTGGTGTAGTGGCCTATCATACAACCCTGTCACGGTTGTGACCCGGGTTCAAATCCCGGCTCGGGCGTTTTCTACAGAACCCAACCGTTGAGCACCGCGTAGCGTGTGCTCGTACTCTCGGGAGTCTCGACGGCAAATCTCACAACAAGTTGTCAGTTCATTCAATTTCGTGTCATACCAATCCCGTGAGTTCGCTGCTCGTAACCGCCGGCACGAAATGGTGTGATTTGCACTCGCCGGAGCGCATCGCACTCTCTCACGAATCGCCACGTATTCTCCGAATATTATCTAATTTCACTCCCGTGCTCGATTAGTTTCATTTAGTCTCACGCCTTAGTAAACGGCTTGGATATTCATGCCAAGGGGATATGCCCGTTCGCAAGAATCCATGATATGGTGCGGTCGAGCCATGCCCGGACTCGATACGTGCCTCTGACAATTTCGACCAGCCACACCTGCCCGGTTGTGGCTGGCCATCTCTCTTTCAGCGGCCGTTCACACGAGGAGTTTCACCGCCGTGGGGTGTTTCCCGGGGTCGAACTTTCACCGCGTGCGTGCGCTCTGTGACATCGTCCACGACGAGCGCCTCGCCCGGGGCGGTCGGCATCCGACTGGCAAACGAGCCGTCGAGATACGTCGGGCGCGCCGCTTCGAGGGCCGACCGGTCTGCTTCGTTCGTCACTCGATGAACAACGAGGAGGTCTGCCTGCGAGTGCGCAACCGACGGGAGCGCACCGGGGCGCTGGGTCGCCGCGACGAGGCTGACGCCGGGTTGTCGTCCGAGCGTGAGCAGCGTGCGAAGTGAAGGGCCAGCCACACCGTCGAAAAAGACGTGTGCCTCGTCTACGAGCAACCACGGCAGCCACTAGCTTGTCCCGTCGATTCGCGCGCGGTAGAGCGTCTCTGCAACCGCCCGACACACCGCGTTCATCGGCGGGTCGGCCAGTCCCGAACAGTCGAGGATGGTCACGTCGGGAGAACACAGCTGCCCTGCGGTGAGGCCGTCGTCACTGAAGATGTCCCACTCGCGTGCAAGCGCGAGGTGATTTTGGGCTGCTCGTCGCGTCGCGTCGTCCACGGTGGCTTTTTCGAGGAACGTTTCCATCGCGTCGAGACTCGCTGTCGCGCTTGCGGCCTGCCAGAGCAGACTCCCAACAGCGCCAGCCGGGTCGAGATTGAACAATCCACACCACGACCGCGCCGAGAGCGTATCCGCGCAAATCGTCGGGTCAGACTCGACTGTCGCTTCAATCCCAGTGTCTGCGTTTGCAAGCGTCGTGAACGCGCCCATTGGGTCGATGATGACAGGTGCGATTCCGGGACAGCGCGCCAACTCCTCTGCGAGAACGCCAAGTGTATAGGACTTTCCTGACCCGCGCTTGCCCACGACGAGCGCCGCGTGCGGTCGGTTCAGGTCGAGGCCAACTGCCCCACCGCGGCTCCCGTCGCGTGCTCGAAAATGCCCCAGACTCGCAACCGGCCCACTGCCATCTCGCCGTCCGAGTACGTCCATGCGCCCTCTCGCCGTGGCTTCTCACTTCAACTCTCGGCCGAGCGTTTATCAACGAAGCCGGAACCAGCGCGGGGTATGTCCGCACTCAAGCGACTGTTCGCAGCCTACCGCGCCATCGAGGGCCTTCCGATTCGTCTCGTCATCGCCCTCGTCGTGGGCGTAGCGAGCCTCAGCGTGATGATGAACATGCTCTCTGGCGTGCAGGGACTCGCCGTCTCGGAACTCGACGTGCGTCCACAGCCCGAAGTCGTCAGCCCCGGCTCTCAAGACGTGACCCTCAACGTAGTCGATGCAGACGGCACCACCGTCTCGAACGCGACCGTGGTCGTGAGAAGCGGAACCGCCTCCATCGACGGCGTCAAAACGGTGCGCACAGACGCCTCGGGACAGGCAACCATCTCACTCAATCCGCGATTGGGCGCGAACCGAGACACGGGCACACTCATACTCTCGGTCAAGCCACCAGCTGGCAGTTCGTTCGCCGACCGCAGAGAGAATACGGCAATTCTGGTGGTGCGAGAGTAAGGTTAGTCCCAGTCAATCCACTCGTGTTCCCAGCCGTGGCGGGACTCTGACTCGCGCACCATGTGCTCGAAGTCTTCGCGCGCGGTGCGGTTGCGTTCGATCGTGCCCGCCTGTTCGCCATCGACCAACAGCGGCCGGAACAGCACGGAGCCATAGTGGTCGACCACGTCGCCGTCTTCGAAGGCAACGAGCGTTTGCTTACCCACACCGAGTGGCATTACCAGCCGTCCGTCGGGGGCGAGTTGGTCAAGCAGTGCCCGCGGCGGTCGCACGGCAGCGGCTTCGACCAGAATCTTGTCGTAGGGTGCGTACGCCGGGAGGCCGCGTGCGCCGTCGCCCTGGTCTACGTAGACGGTTTCGTAGCCCGCTTTCGCGAGGCACCTGCGCGCGTCGTAGACGAGTTGGCGCGAGATGTCCACCGCCTGGACGTTTTCGGGGCCGACGATGGCTGCGAGCACGGCAGCCGTGTAGCCGATTCCGGCACCGACGACGAGCACCGACTCGCCTTCTGCTGGGCAGAGCGCTTCGACGAGTCGGCCAACCGTGCTCGGGGCGAGAATGGTGGTTCCGCGGTGGTCGAACGCCTGGTCTGTGTACGCCCCGCGCGCGTCATCGATGAAACAGTGACGGGGAACGGTGCGCATCGCGATGCTAACTGCCTCGCTATACACACACTGCTTACTCTCGTGTTCGAGGCTCGCGACCATATCGTCGCGGAGCACCGCGAGATCCATATTGCAGAACAGTGCGCCACAACTAATCAATGGCGCGCCTGCCGCCGACTAATTGCAAATCCGTTCCGGGGATGGATTCGACGCGAGCCTCCTTGAAGCTAGCCGCGGACAGCCACGTTCTGAACTGCTGTTCGGTGTACGTGTCACCGCGTTCGCTCTGGGCGAGCATATGCGCGCCGACGAGGGCGGGGTTCTG from Haladaptatus sp. ZSTT2 encodes:
- a CDS encoding DUF7382 domain-containing protein encodes the protein MSALKRLFAAYRAIEGLPIRLVIALVVGVASLSVMMNMLSGVQGLAVSELDVRPQPEVVSPGSQDVTLNVVDADGTTVSNATVVVRSGTASIDGVKTVRTDASGQATISLNPRLGANRDTGTLILSVKPPAGSSFADRRENTAILVVRE
- a CDS encoding protein-L-isoaspartate O-methyltransferase family protein, translated to MDLAVLRDDMVASLEHESKQCVYSEAVSIAMRTVPRHCFIDDARGAYTDQAFDHRGTTILAPSTVGRLVEALCPAEGESVLVVGAGIGYTAAVLAAIVGPENVQAVDISRQLVYDARRCLAKAGYETVYVDQGDGARGLPAYAPYDKILVEAAAVRPPRALLDQLAPDGRLVMPLGVGKQTLVAFEDGDVVDHYGSVLFRPLLVDGEQAGTIERNRTAREDFEHMVRESESRHGWEHEWIDWD